In a genomic window of Callithrix jacchus isolate 240 chromosome 22, calJac240_pri, whole genome shotgun sequence:
- the SERTAD3 gene encoding SERTA domain-containing protein 3: MVGGLKRKHSDLEEEEEERWEWSSAGLRNYQQALLRISLEKVQHSLGPRAPSLRRHVLIHNTLQQLQAALPLAPAPALPPEPLFLGEEDFSLSATIGSILRELETSMDETEPPQNPVAPLSLQNEVPPQPDPVFLEALSSRYLGDSGLDDFFLDIDTSVVEKEPARAPPEPPHNLFCAPGSWEWNELDHIMEIILGS, encoded by the coding sequence ATGGTGGGAGGCTTGAAGCGGAAACACTCTGatttagaggaggaggaggaggagaggtgggAGTGGAGTTCAGCAGGCCTTCGGAACTACCAGCAAGCCCTGCTCCGCATCTCCCTAGAGAAAGTCCAGCACAGCCTGGGCCCCCGAGCACCCAGCCTCCGCAGGCATGTCCTCATCCACAACACCCTCCAGCAACTGCAGGCCGCACTTCCCCTggctcctgcccctgccctgccccctgaGCCCCTCTTCCTGGGTGAGGAGGATTTCTCCCTGTCGGCCACCATTGGCTCTATCCTCAGGGAACTGGAGACCTCCATGGATGAAACTGAGCCTCCTCAGAATCCAGTGGCTCCCTTGAGCCTCCAGAATGAAGTGCCACCCCAGCCTGATCCAGTCTTCTTAGAAGCTCTAAGCTCCCGGTACTTGGGGGACTCTGGTCTGGACGACTTCTTTCTGGACATTGATACATCTGTGGTGGAAAAGGAGCCTGCACGGGCCCCACCGGAGCCTCCTCACAATCTCTTCTGTGCCCCAGGTTCCTGGGAGTGGAATGAACTGGATCACATCATGGAAATCATCCTGGGATCCTAA